A region from the Lolium perenne isolate Kyuss_39 chromosome 4, Kyuss_2.0, whole genome shotgun sequence genome encodes:
- the LOC127291897 gene encoding probable cellulose synthase A catalytic subunit 3 [UDP-forming]: protein MEASAGLVAGSHNRNELVVIRRDGEPGPRQLKQQTRRACQICGDDVGLTPDGEPFVACNECAFPVCRDCYEYERREGTQNCPQCKTRFKRLKGCARVPGDEEEEGADDLEDEFNWRDRDDSQYAAESMLHAHMTYGRGGDIDPQPFQPNPNVPLLTNGQMVDDIPPEQHALVPSFVGGGGKRIHPLPYADPSLPVQPRSMDPSKDLAAYGYGSVAWKERMESWKQKQDRLHQSRNDGSGKDWDGDGDDGDLPLMDEARQPLSRKVPIPSSQINPYRMIIVIRLVVLCLFFHYRVMHPVNDAFVLWLISVICEIWFATSWILDQFPKWLPIERETYLDRLSLRFDKEGQPSQLAPVDFFVSTVDPAKEPPLVTANTILSILAVDYPVDKISCYVSDDGAAMLTFEGLSETSEFAKKWVPFCKKYSIEPRAPEWYFQQKIDYLKDKVAPNFVRDRRAMKREYEEFKVRINALVAKAQKVPEEGWTMQDGTPWPGNNVRDHPGMIQVFLGQSGGLDVEGNELPRLVYVSREKRPGYNHHKKAGAMNALVRVSAVLTNAPYMLNLDCDHYVNNSKAVKEAMCFMMDPLVGKKCCYVQFPQRFDSIDRHDRYANKNVVFFDINMKGLDGIQGPIYVGTGCCFRRQALYGYDAPKTKKPPSRTCNCWPKWCVCCFCFGNRKTKKKVTKPKAEKKRRLFFKKEENQSPAYALSEIDEAAAGADTQKAGIVNQVKLEKKFGQSSVFVASTLLENGGTLRSASPASLLKEAIHVIGCGYEDKTDWGKEIGWIYGSVTEDILTGFKMHCHGWRSIYCIPKRPAFKGSAPLNLSDRLNQVLRWALGSIEIFFSNHCPLWYGYGGGLKFLERFSYINSIVYPWTSIPLLAYCTLPAICLLTGKFITPELSNLASIWYMSLFVCIFATGILEMRWARVAVDDWWRNEQFWVIGGVSAHLFAVFQGLLKVIAGVDTSFTVTTKAGDDEEFSELYTFKWTTLLIPPTTLLLLNFIGVVAGISNAINNGYESWGPLFGKLFFAFWVIVHLYPFLKGLLGRQNRTPTIVIVWSILLASIMSLLWVRVNPFLAKSDGPTLEECGLDCA from the exons ATGGAGGCCAGCGCCGGGCTGGTGGCCGGCTCGCACAACCGCAACGAGCTCGTCGTCATCCGCCGCGACGGGGAGCCTGGG CCGAGGCAGCTGAAGCAGCAGACCCGCCGCGCCTGCCAGATTTGCGGGGACGACGTGGGGCTCACCCCGGACGGCGAGCCCTTCGTCGCCTGCAACGAGTGCGCCTTCCCCGTCTGCCGCGACTGCTACGAGTACGAGCGCCGCGAGGGCACGCAGAACTGCCCGCAGTGCAAGACGCGCTTCAAGCGGCTCAAGGGCTGCGCGCGCGTGCCcggggatgaggaggaggagggcgccgACGACCTGGAGGACGAGTTCAACTGGAGGGACAGGGACGACTCGCAGTACGCCGCCGAGTCCATGCTCCACGCGCACATGACCTACGGCCGCGGCGGGGACATCGATCCGCAGCCGTTCCAGCCAAACCCCAATGTTCCGCTCCTCACCAACGGCCAGATG GTCGACGACATCCCGCCGGAGCAGCACGCCCTTGTGCCCTCCTTCGTCGGCGGCGGGGGAAAGCGGATCCACCCGCTCCCTTATGCTGATCCAAGCCTACCTG TGCAACCGAGATCCATGGACCCGTCCAAGGATCTCGCCGCGTACGGCTACGGCAGCGTCGCCTGGAAGGAGAGGATGGAGAGCTGGAAGCAGAAGCAGGACAGGCTGCATCAGTCCAGGAACGACGGCAGCGGCAAAGACtgggacggcgacggcgacgacggAGATCTGCCGCT AATGGATGAAGCTAGGCAGCCCTTGTCCAGGAAGGTTCCCATTCCTTCAAGCCAGATCAATCCCTACAGGATGATCATCGTCATCCGGCTGGTGGTTCTGTGCCTCTTCTTCCACTACCGTGTGATGCATCCGGTGAATGATGCTTTTGTTCTGTGGCTCATTTCTGTAATATGTGAGATATGGTTTGCCACTTCTTGGATTCTTGATCAGTTCCCAAAATGGCTTCCTATTGAGAGGGAGACCTACCTTGACCGCTTGTCATTGAG GTTCGACAAGGAAGGCCAGCCATCGCAGCTTGCCCCAGTTGACTTCTTTGTCAGTACGGTCGATCCTGCAAAGGAGCCTCCGTTGGTCACAGCAAATACTATTCTATCGATCCTTGCGGTAGATTATCCGGTTGATAAGATCTCTTGCTATGTTTCTGATGATGGTGCCGCCATGCTGACATTCGAAGGATTGTCTGAAACATCTGAATTTGCAAAGAAATGGGTCCCTTTCTGTAAGAAGTATAGCATCGAGCCTCGTGCTCCAGAGTGGTACTTCCAACAGAAGATTGACTACCTGAAAGATAAGGTGGCACCGAACTTTGTCAGGGACAGGAGAGCAATGAAG AGAGAGTATGAGGAATTCAAGGTACGGATCAATGCCTTGGTTGCTAAAGCCCAGAAGGTTCCCGAGGAAGGATGGACCATGCAGGATGGAACTCCCTGGCCTGGAAACAATGTCCGCGATCATCCTGGAATGATTCAG GTCTTCCTTGGCCAAAGTGGTGGCCTTGACGTAGAAGGAAATGAGCTGCCTCGGCTGGTTTATGTTTCAAGAGAAAAACGGCCAGGCTACAACCATCACAAGAAGGCTGGTGCTATGAACGCATTG GTCCGGGTGTCTGCTGTGCTAACCAATGCTCCGTATATGCTGAATTTGGATTGTGATCACTATGTTAACAACAGCAAGGCAGTAAAGGAAGCTATGTGTTTCATGATGGATCCTTTGGTAGGAAAGAAATGCTGTTATGTGCAGTTCCCGCAAAGATTCGATTCCATTGATCGTCATGATCGATATGCGAACAAGAATGTTGTCTTCTTTGAT ATCAACATGAAAGGTTTGGATGGTATTCAAGGCCCCATCTATGTTGGCACTGGATGTTGCTTTAGAAGGCAGGCGTTGTATGGTTATGATGCCCCCAAAACAAAGAAGCCACCGTCCAGGACTTGCAACTGCTGGCCAAAGTGGTGTGTTTGCTGCTTCTGCTTTGGTAACAGGAAGACCAAGAAGAAGGTTACGAAGCCCAAGGCAGAGAAGAAAAGGAGGCTGTTTTTCAAGAAAGAAGAAAACCAATCACCTGCATATGCGCTTAGTGAAATTGACGAAGCTGCCGCAG GAGCTGATACTCAAAAGGCTGGCATTGTAAATCAAGTGAAGTTAGAAAAGAAATTTGGGCAGTCCTCTGTTTTTGTTGCATCCACTCTTCTTGAGAATGGTGGAACCCTGAGGAGTGCAAGTCCAGCTTCTCTTCTGAAGGAAGCTATTCATGTCATCGGTTGTGGCTATGAAGACAAGACAGACTGGGGAAAAGAG ATTGGCTGGATCTATGGATCAGTTACAGAGGACATTCTTACTGGGTTTAAGATGCATTGCCATGGTTGGCGGTCAATCTACTGCATACCTAAGCGTCCCGCGTTCAAAGGTTCTGCGCCTCTCAATCTTTCAGATCGTCTTAACCAGGTTCTTCGGTGGGCTCTTGGTTCTATTGAAATCTTCTTTAGCAACCATTGCCCACTTTGGTATGGGTATGGTGGTGGACTGAAGTTCTTGGAAAGATTTTCCTACATCAACTCCATCGTCTATCCTTGGACCTCCATTCCACTTTTGGCCTACTGTACATTGCCTGCCATCTGCTTGTTGACGGGAAAGTTTATCACTCCAGAG CTTAGCAACCTTGCCAGCATCTGGTACATGTCGCTTTTCGTCTGCATTTTTGCTACGGGCATTCTGGAGATGAGATGGGCTCGTGTAGCGGTCGATGACTGGTGGAGAAACGAGCAGTTCTGGGTTATTGGTGGTGTCTCTGCCCATCTCTTCGCTGTGTTCCAAGGACTTCTCAAGGTGATTGCTGGTGTGGACACGAGCTTCACTGTCACAACAAAGGCTGGAGACGACGAGGAGTTCTCGGAGCTTTACACATTCAAATGGACAACCCTGCTGATTCCTCCGACCACCCTGCTTCTTCTGAACTTCATCGGTGTGGTCGCCGGCATCTCCAACGCCATCAACAACGGATACGAGTCATGGGGGCCACTCTTCGGGAAGCTCTTCTTCGCGTTCTGGGTGATTGTCCATCTCTACCCCTTCCTCAAGGGTCTTCTTGGGAGGCAGAACAGGACACCGACGATCGTCATCGTCTGGTCCATCCTCCTGGCATCTATCATGTCGCTCCTGTGGGTGCGTGTCAACCCCTTCCTCGCCAAGAGCGACGGCCCGACCCTGGAGGAGTGCGGGCTGGACTGCGCCTAG